One Nicotiana sylvestris chromosome 12, ASM39365v2, whole genome shotgun sequence genomic window carries:
- the LOC138883993 gene encoding uncharacterized protein, with amino-acid sequence MKHILNASCEYMKGLNPYEPLNRPNGPPPKPSIEEALKLELKPLPSHLHYAYLGSSDTLPVIISSDLSELQEEKLLRVLREHKRAIGWTMSDIRGISPAFCMHKILMEEGYNPSIEQQCRLNPNMKEVVRKEMIKWLDVGIVFPISDSKWIVIAPEDQDKTTFTCPYGTYAFKRMLLEKDTSFNFDDACLKAFGELKRRLVTAPIIITPDWKLPFELMCDASDIAIGAVLGQRKEKIFYSIHYASRTHNPAQMNYTVTEKELLAVVWAFDKFRSYLVGTKVIVYTDHSAIRYLFAKKDAKPRLFRWVLLLQEFDMEIRDRKGIENQVADHLSRLENRGHVTERESIKEIFPDEHLLAITSDETPLYADYVNFNASGVTLPEFTADHRRRFLHDVRFYMWDEPFLYKQCADQLVSKNRYILVAVDYVSKWVEAISLPTNDAKVVVSFVKNHIFTRFGTPRVLISDGGTHFCNKLLKNVLANWGKTHGCFCIPPSNEWLVYGKACHLPVELEHKAYWAIKKLNMDMDLAGEKRLLQLNELDEFQLHAYEDKLYKEKTKRWHDKHIQHRKFKPGQEVLLFNSRLKLFPGKLKSHWAGPFVVVNVTPHGTVELRDINSSGTFLVNGQQVKQYWDGKMSRRPSKRSNAGLTEAASTSRRGGRRAPPPAPVEEEEEHFDLDADEECRWILENHAGTHVKGETFSRTPPTLSEALDVTTVIDPPAAALNPDQRIVQVEETLQILFADLRLRASRGEVNLEELQQNHPLSPFKQQWLGMTQHGQIPPDEDVNSIPSDDEKYLCTFDDDDA; translated from the exons ATGAAGCATATTTTGAATGCATCATGTGAATATATGAAAGGTTTAAATCCCTATGAACCTTTGAACAGACCAAATGGTCCTCCTCCGAAGCCATCAATTGAAGAAGCTCTAAAATTGGAActaaagcctttaccttctcaccttcattatgcttatttgggcAGTTCTGATacgttacctgttattatttcttcTGACTTGTCTGAATTGCAGGAGGAAAAATTGCTGagagtactacgtgagcataaaagagcaattggatggacaatgtctgacataagaggtattagtccagctttttgcatgcataaaattctcatggaggaaggaTACAATCCGAGCATAGAACAACAATGCCGCCTAAATCccaacatgaaagaggtggtaagaaaagaaatgattaaatggcttgatgtaggtattgtatttccaatctctgatagcaaatgg ATTGTTATAGCCCCAGAGGACCAAGAtaagaccacatttacatgtccctatgggacatatgcatttaaaagaat gcttcttgagaaagatacatccttcaattttgatgatgcttgtctgaaagcatttggTGAGCTGAAAAgaagattagttactgcaccaattatcattactccagattggaaacttccatttgagttgatgtgtgatgcaagtgatatagccattggagctgttttggggcagcGGAAGGAGAAAATCTTTTACTCCATTCATTATGCGAGCAGAACTCATAATCCagctcaaatgaattacactgttactgaaaaagagttgctcgcagtagtatgggcatttgataagttcAGGTCTTATCTAGTGGGAAccaaagtcatagtttacacagatcactcagctatcaggtatttatttgcaaagaaagatgccaagccaaggttattccgatgggttcttcttttgcaggaGTTTGATAtggagattcgagatcgaaaagggatagagaatcaggttgcagatcaCTTATCCAGGCTGGAAAATCGAGGCCATGTTACTGaaagagaatcaatcaaagaaataTTTCCTGACGAACATTTGCTAGCCATCACTTCAGATGAAACCCCATTgtatgctgattatgtgaatttcaaTGCAAGTGGGGTGACTCTACCAGAATTCACAGCTGATCATAGAAGAAGATTCTTACATGACGTGAGGTTCTAcatgtgggacgagccttttctatacaagcaatgtgcagatcaattg gtgTCAAAGAACAG atacattttggttgcagttgattatgtgtctaagtgggtggaggccatttctcttcctactaatgatgcaaAGGTAGTGGTAAGCTTTGTAAAGAATcacattttcacacgctttggaactccaagagtgttgataagtgatggaggaacacacttttgcaacaaattgttgaaaaatgttctaGCAAATTGGGGTAAGACACATGGTTGCTTCTGCATACcaccctcaaacgagtg GCTGGTTTATGGAAAGGCATGTCATTTACCCGTTGAGCTAGAACAcaaagcttattgggcaatcaaaaagctaaatatggatatggacttagccggtgaaaaaagactgctacaactcaatgaacttgatgagtttcagTTACATGCTTATGAAGacaagttatataaagaaaagaccaagaggtggcatgacaagcacatccaACATCGTAAGTTTAagccgggtcaagaagttctcttaTTTAATTCAAGGCTAAAACTTTTTCCTGGAAAGCTAAAGTCCCATTGGGCAGGCCCTTTCGTTGTGGTAAATGTaactcctcatggaacagttgaattgcgGGACATAAATTCAAGTGGTACATTCTTGGTAAATGGGCAGCAAGTAAAACAATATTGGGATG GTAAAATGTCTCGGCGCCCAAGCAAAAGATCAAACGCTGGCCTAACTGAGGCTGCATCTACTAGCCGACGTGGAGGTAGAAGGGCACCACCTCCGGCACCagtggaggaggaagaggaacacTTTGACCTTGATGCAGATGAG GAATGCAGGTGGATCTTGGAAAATCATGCTGGAACACATGTCAAAGGTGAGACCTTTTCGAGGACGCCACCTACACTATCCGA GGCACTTGATGTCACAACCGTGATAGATCCGCCTGCAGCTGCACTTAACCCCGATCAAAGGATTGTCCAAGTGGAAGAGACTTTGCAGATATTATTTGCTGACCTGCGCCTTCGCGCTTCTAGAGGGGAAGTGAACTTGGAAGAGTTGCAACAAAATCACCCTTTATCTCCCTTCAAACAACAGTGGTTAGGAATGACTCAGCATGGACAAATCCCACCGGATGAAGATGTGAACTCTATTCCCTCAGATGACGAAAAATATTTGTGCACTTTTGATGATGACGATGCTTAG
- the LOC138883994 gene encoding uncharacterized protein yields MQRSRSTSNLFPLDPEIERTLHRERKELEARYKTERELDILVQPQPTVMVGNGGRPVIEAARPNLANMTQAIVKPDITGHFELKQYMVQLIQSTGQYVGLSHEDPQRHIQNFLEVTDTYNYPNVSKDYVRLTLFPFLLLGEAKDWLQKEPANSIHTWDDLAKKFLIKFFPTKKTKSLRSQILGSQQRDGEEEPRRAMKQKAAGVLELDDFSAMRADIAKLANQMNRMTMNQTQQLKHVQQMSICCEMCGDNHTSDMCPRNPDLFIIWDNKAENQYKPQGNFNQPQGPPQQIEESTHDLLKKLLHDNQQLRTDFRNLERQMGQLAANQNTRPADAIRDIPKYAKYIKDIVANNRRLTEFEIVALTEECTSRVQNKLPQKLKDPGNFTTPVRIGNVDVGHALCDLGASINLMPLSLYKKLGLGAPKPTTVILQLADRSIAYLEGVIEDVLLKIGKFIFPADFIILDFEPDEKVPIILGKPLLATCDTIINVREGKMIMRVDNEEAVFNVYKAIQLPRHYDICHGDG; encoded by the exons ATGCAgaggagtagaagcacaagcaatctcttccctcttgatcctgaaattgaaagaaCACTTCATAGAGAGAGGAAGGAGTTGGAAGCTAGATacaaaacagaaagagagttggacattttagttcaaccacagccaacagTGATGGTAGGTAATGGAGGGCGTCCGGTGATAGAAGCTGCAAGGCcaaatcttgctaatatgacCCAGGCTATTGTCAAGCCTGATATCActggtcactttgagcttaaacagtacatggtacAACTGATTCAGTCCACTGGGCAATATgtaggtctatctcatgaagacccgcaaaggcacattcagaatttttTGGAAGTCACGGATACTTACAactatccaaatgtttccaaggactatgtcaggctaACCTTGTTTCCTTTTTTATTGTTGGGGGAAGCTAAAGACTGGTTGCAGAAGGAGCCTGCTAATTCAATccatacttgggatgatttagcaaagaaattcttaatcaagtttttccccactaaaAAGACGAAGTCTTTGCGGAGCCAGATTCTTGGGTCTCAACAACGGGATG gtgaggaagaaccaaggagagcaatgaaacagaaagcagcaGGGGTACTTGAACTGGATGATTTTTCAGCCATGAGAGCAGAtatagcaaaattggcaaatcaaatgaaTAGAATGACAATGAACCAGACACAACAATTGAAACATGTTCAACAAATGTCgatttgttgtgaaatgtgtggtgACAATCACACAAGTGACATGTGCCCAAGGAATCCTGATCTATTTATTATATGGGACAACAAAGCAGAG aaccaatataaaccccaaggaaattttaatcaacctcaaGGGCCACCCCAGCAGATAGAAGAAAGTACACatgatttgttgaagaaattgttgcaTGACAATCAACAACTCAGAACTGATTTCAGAAATttggaaaggcaaatgggacagctagctgcaaatcaaaatactagacctgcag atgcgattcgtgatattccaaagtatgccaagtacataaaagatattgTGGCTAACAACAGGAGATTGACTGAATTTGAAATagttgcacttactgaggagtgcacttcaagggtccaaaataagcttcctcaaaagcttaaggatcctggcAACTTTACTACCCCTgtgagaataggcaatgttgatgtaggccatgcactttgtgatttgggagcaagcataaatttgatgccattgtcCTTGTACAAAAAATTGGGGTTgggagctccaaaacccaccactgTGATATTGCAACTAGCAGATAGGTCCATAGCTTACCTGgaaggggtgattgaagatgtgctgctgaaaattgggaaattcattttcccggctgatttcattatcttagATTTTGAACCagatgaaaaagttcctattatattaGGAAAACCTCTCTTGGCTACATGTGATACTATAATTAATGTAAGAGAgggaaaaatgatcatgagagttgacaacgaggaagctgtttttaatgtatacaaagcaattcaacttcctcgcCATTATGATATATGTCATGGAGATGGATGA